A window from Symphalangus syndactylus isolate Jambi chromosome 22, NHGRI_mSymSyn1-v2.1_pri, whole genome shotgun sequence encodes these proteins:
- the LOC129472137 gene encoding histone H1.4-like, whose translation MSTCSPPHPRAPGASMQVPTTHPPHKSCPSPGPRPSYHHCPYLLLGEVLGHSALGVQPQQAADGDADELLELPALLQRPAGRGPRASLHGLLITPATALLLSHRGGAQRCSMHTAVAEAGSPGRGRLSQEPPRRKRWTRRAPRRCSSQDAGRAGSPVCCSSPQRRGGGNNKPRLQKAATAWAKSRGNGGKKPQKDTAAGAKSRGGGGKKPLKPRRRGQKAVAAGSTKPRVLGQKAAAAKAAAAESKKPQKATTMGAKSLGCGGKKPQKAVGAGEKAATTGQNALAAGVKTAKSRGGGGKSHNDGGKKPRRRGQKATKSRSGGGGKKPQKAAAARLKRCGT comes from the exons ATGTCCACATGCAGCCCACCCCACCCACGGGCCCCTGGAGCCTCCATGCAAGTTCCCACCACGCACCCGCCCCACAAATCCTGCCCAAG CCCGGGTCCCCGACCCTCTTACCACCACTGTCCATATCTCCTGCTGGGTGAGGTCCTTGGACACAGCGCACTTGGTGTGCAGCCCCAGCAGGCTGCTGATGGAGATGCCGATGAGCTTCTGGAGCTGCCGGCACTGCTGCAGCGCCCGGCTGGCCGCGGCCCCCGCGCCTCACTCCACGGCCTCCTCATCACCCCCGCCACCGCCCTCCTTCTCTCCCATCGCGGCGGCGCACAGCGCTGCTCTATGCACACTGCGGTGGCCGAGGCAGGGAGCCCGGGGCGCGGGCGCTTAAGCCAGGAACCCCCGAGACGGAAGAGATGGACCAGGAGGGCCCCTCGCCGCTGCTCCAGCCAGGACGCCGGTAGAGCTGGCAGCCCAGTCTGCTGCTCCAGCCCTCAGAGACGCGGTGGCGGGAACAATAAGCCACGACTGCAAAAAGCTGCAACG GCCTGGGCAAAAAGCCGCGGCAACGGGGGGAAAAAGCCGCAAAAAGATACGGCGGCGGGGGCAAAAAGCCGCGGTGGCGGGGGCAAAAAGCCACTAAAA CCGCGGCGACGGGGACAGAAAGCCGTGGCGGCGGGGAGCACAAAGCCCCGGGTGCTGGGACAAAAAGCCGCAGCAGCAAAAGCCGCGGCGGCGGAGAGCAAAAAGCCGCAAAAAGCCACGACGATGGGGGCAAAAAGCCTCGGGTGCGGGGGTAAAAAGCCGCAAAAAGCCGTGGGGGCGGGGGAAAAAGCCGCGACGACGGGGCAAAATGCCTTGGCGGCGGGGGTAAAAACCgcaaaaagccgcggcggcggGGGAAAAAGTCACAACGATGGGGGCAAAAAGCCGCGGAGGCGGGGGCAAAAAGCCACAAAAAGCCGCAGCGGCGGCGGGGGTAAAAAACCgcaaaaagccgcggcggcgCGGTTAAAACGCTGCGgcacataa